One genomic window of Numida meleagris isolate 19003 breed g44 Domestic line chromosome 1, NumMel1.0, whole genome shotgun sequence includes the following:
- the TM7SF3 gene encoding transmembrane 7 superfamily member 3 encodes MRLPPGAVLLLGLLGTLRDGGASGLLELSLGKFRNVLLNQTNPVEAVIRNIASNVTVIVFQVHAQRSDVVISFDKNPSTNSSGTGVDRGLISILRPQQTVCTWYLRSLDANRVLSTAISIPYMEKDPIPGGCNLEFDLEVDPNIYLDYTLADVRIKFAPANLGYMRGANPPSCDSGTGQNSRWRLRYDVYQYFLPENDLSEMVLMSHIRKMSEVQSIKANGVKMLTVTSDDKTDVYFSSLPGQGVIYNVIVWDPLWNTSAAYIPAHTYACSFADLVDNCSSLSKLSTKIFFTALAVFGLFTCFFGHRFWKTDLFFMGFIFTGFFFFVFITRVTGLGYDVRLILTAVAGIIGGILLVASWWRFGSVLLCMLIIGLVLGFLFSSMVFFTPLGDYRVFRDDVVFWVTFSSVALMIPVLFVGCPRILNILACGIVGSYAVVLAIACYVYTSLAYIALDLLRRLLNDYFNRAYTNVPFQTNDFIVLAVWIMLALSGVTVQLRRERSEVPFPPHPYLTWKRERERRSTNVLDPSHHIPPLRERIHSKLLQIKELFQKEQPAGERTPLLL; translated from the exons ATGCGGCTCCCTCCCGgcgctgtgctgctcctggggctcCTCGGGACGCTGCGCGATGGCGGCGCCTCAG GTCTTCTTGAGCTCTCCTTgggaaaattcagaaatgtgcTACTTAATCAGACCAATCCAGTGGAAGCAGTCATCAGGAACATTGCAAGCAATGTGACAGTCATCGTTTTTCAAGTACACGCACAGCGAAGTGATGTGGTGATATCCTTTGATAAG AATCCATCTACAAACAGCTCAGGAACTGGTGTAGACAGAGGGCTGATTTCCATCCTTCGACCTCAACAGACTGTGTGTACGTGGTACCTTCGATCTCTGGATGCTAACCGGGTGCTAAGCACAGCTATCTCTATTCCGTATATGGAGAAAG atccTATACCTGGAGGCTGCAATCTAGAATTTGACTTGGAAGTGGATCCCAACATTTATCTAGACTACACATTGGCTGATGTACGCATCAAGTTTGCCCCTGCAAACTTGGGGTATATGAG AGGAGCAAACCCACCATCCTGTGATTCAGGAACTGGTCAGAACTCCAGATGGCGGCTGCGCTATGATGTCTACCAGTACTTCTTACCAGAAAACGATCTTTCTGAGATGGTGCTCATGAGCCACATTCGGAAGATGTCTGAGGTGCAAAGTATCAAAGCTAATGGTGTTAAA ATGCTTACAGTGACAAGTGATGATAAGACAGATGTATACTTTTCCTCGCTCCCTGGGCAAGGTGTGATCTACAATGTCATAGTATGGGATCCTCTTTGGAATACTTCTGCTGCATACATACCTGCTCACACATATGCCTGCAGCTTTGCTGACCTAGTGGATAACTGCTCTTCTCTTA gCAAACTCTCTACCAAAATCTTCTTCACTGCTCTTGCTGTTTTTGGTCTCTTCACATGCTTTTTTGGACACAGATTCTGGAAAACAG ACTTATTCTTCATGGGATTCATATTCACAGGATTCTTCTTCTTTGTATTCATCACTAGGGTAACTGGCCTTGGTTATGATG tgcgTCTTATTTTGACAGCAGTAGCTGGGATTATTGGAGGGATTCTCCTGGTTGCAAGCTGGTGGAGGTTTGGCTCTGTCCTACTCTGTATGTTGATTATTGGACTTGTGCTGGGATTTCTCTTCTCATCAATGGTCTTCTTTACTCCACTAG GAGACTACAGGGTGTTCCGTGATGATGTTGTGTTCTGGGTGACCTTTTCTTCTGTGGCCTTGATGATTCCAGTGCTTTTTGTTGGCTGTCCAAGAATT CTGAACATACTAGCCTGTGGAATAGTAGGCTCTTACGCGGTGGTCCTGGCTATTGCATGCTATGTTTACACAAGTCTTGCTTACATTGCCTTAGACCTGCTCAGAAGGCTCCTCAATGATTACTTTAACAGAGCTTACACCAACGTGCCTTTTCAAACAAATG acttTATTGTCCTGGCAGTGTGGATAATGCTGGCCCTTAGTGGAGTAACTGTGCAGCTTCGCAGAGAGAGAAGTGAAGTGCCCTTCCCACCACACCCTTACCTCACCTGGAAACGGGAAAGGGAGCGCAGAAGCACAAATGTCTTAGACCCCAGCCATCATATCCCTCCCCTAAGAGAGAGGATCCACAGCAAGCTGCTACAGATTAAAGAGCTTTTTCAGAAGGAGCAACCAGCTGGGGAAAGAACTCCATTGCTTCTGTAA